The genomic segment CCCCACAGGAAGTGGATCAGCTTATTGCCTACCTTTTGACTCTCAAAAAGCAGGGGAAGACCATTATCTTTATTTCCCACAAGTTGCGGGAGGTTTTTGCCCTCTGTGATCGGGTGACAGTCCTGCGCCGGGGGAAAAAGGTGGGAACCTGTGCGATCAAGGAAGCCACACCGGAGAGTCTGGCGGAAATGATGGTGGGGCGAAGGGTGTTTTTTGAGCTTCCCAGGGGAAAAAAGCCGAGTGAAGAGGTGGTTTTTTCCGTTGAGGGTATCTCGACATTGCCTGAGAAGGGTAAGGCGCTTCGGGGGGTGAGCTTTCAGGTTCACCGGTATGAGATTTTGGGGATTGCTGGGGTGGAGGGGAATGGGCAAACTGAGCTTGCCGAGGCCATTGTAGGACTTCGTCGGGTGAGGCAAGGAAAAATGGTGCTCAATGGGGAAGACATCACGCACCTTTCAGTCAAAGAGAGAATTAAAAGGGGTTTAGCCCACATCCCGGAAGATCGCCATCGTCGGGGGACCATCTTTGATTTTACCGTGATGGAGAACATGATACTGGGGTTTGAAGATGAGCCACCATTGCGGCGAAGCTTTCTCACACTGCATTTGCCAACCTTGCAAGAGTTTGCCTCTTCGCTCATCCAGGAGTTTGAGATTGCCACCCCCGGGGGCGATGCCCTGGTGCGGACATTAAGCGGAGGAAACCAGCAAAAAGTGGTTCTAGCCCGGGAATTATCCCATCCAGTTTCGGTCCTTCTGGCCTGTCAGCCGACTCGAGGCCTTGATGTGGCAGCCACGGAGTACCTGCACCGGAAGATTCTGGAGTTGAAAAACCAGGGAAAGGGAATTATCCTTATTTCTGCTGACCTTGATGAAATTCGGGTTTTGAGTGACCGGGTGCTGGTACTTTATGAAGGAAGGATTATCGGGGAACTGAGTCCAGAGAGTGACGAGTACCAGTTTGGGCTTCTCATGGGAGGGAAGTCCTTTGCGGCTTCGTAGCCGGCGCTTTTTTGAGTTTCCATTTGTATTAGAAATTTTGGCCATTCTCTTGGCCTTTCTTTTAGGGTTTCTGGTGCTTTTCGTAACCGGTTATCCACCTCTACGGGCTTTTTCCGCCCTTTTCCGGGGAGCCTTTGGGAGTCGCAACGCCTTTGGACAAACTCTGACCCAGGCCACGCCCATTCTTTTCACTTCGCTTTCGTTTTTGCTTTCTTTTCGAGCCGGTATTTTCAACATTGGGATTGAGGGGCAACTTCTTATCGGAGCCTTTTTGGCAGCGATTCTGGGAACGGCGATTACTTCTTTACCATTCCCTCTGCATTTGCTTTTAGCACTTCTTGGTGGGGGGATGGGAGGAGCACTGTGGGCCTTGATTCCTGCGCTCATTAAGACCTACCTTGGGGCCCACGAAGTCATCACCACCATGATGATGAGTTACATCGCTTCGTATCTTACAAGTTATTTCGTGAATTATCCGTTGAAGGCCCCTGGATGGGTGGCACAGACTAATCCAGTGCGGGTCACAGCCCTTCTTCCCCGGATTCTTCCACCGACGCAGCTTTCTTTTGCCTTTATTCTCGCTCTCATCTTTTCGATACTCGTTTTTTACTTTCTTTTCCGGACTTATCTTGGTTTTCAGGTGCGGGCAGTGGGTCTGAATCCTCTGGTGGCGGAGAACCGGGGGATTTCGGTTCCCTCGCGTCAGATTCTGGCCTTCCTTTTAAGTGGCTTCGTGGCTGGTATCGGTGGAGCCGGAGAAGTACTGGGGGTACATGGAAAGTTCGTGGATGGGTTTTCCCCTGGATACGGCTGGGACGGTATTGCGGTGAGTCTGGTAGGGCGACTTCATCCTCTGGGGTGTATTCTGGCTTCCCTTCTTTTTGGCATGTTGCGGGCTGGGGGAATGACCATGTCCCGGGTCACCAAGGTACCGCTTGACCTTTCTCTCATCATCCAGGCTCTGGTGATTCTCCTCGTCGCTGCTCCCCGCTTAATGCAGATTTTGCTCTTTCGGAGTAGAGGTCGGTAAAAAATGGAGATTTTGAGTTTAAGTCTTTTCCAGGCTATGCTACGGATGTCCA from the Atribacterota bacterium genome contains:
- a CDS encoding ABC transporter permease codes for the protein MRLRSRRFFEFPFVLEILAILLAFLLGFLVLFVTGYPPLRAFSALFRGAFGSRNAFGQTLTQATPILFTSLSFLLSFRAGIFNIGIEGQLLIGAFLAAILGTAITSLPFPLHLLLALLGGGMGGALWALIPALIKTYLGAHEVITTMMMSYIASYLTSYFVNYPLKAPGWVAQTNPVRVTALLPRILPPTQLSFAFILALIFSILVFYFLFRTYLGFQVRAVGLNPLVAENRGISVPSRQILAFLLSGFVAGIGGAGEVLGVHGKFVDGFSPGYGWDGIAVSLVGRLHPLGCILASLLFGMLRAGGMTMSRVTKVPLDLSLIIQALVILLVAAPRLMQILLFRSRGR
- a CDS encoding ABC transporter ATP-binding protein, coding for MAFALQVRSLTKSFPGVLANDHIDLDIEEGEIHGILGENGAGKSVLMSVIYGLYRPDEGRIFVRGQEVSIGSPSQAIRLGIGMVHQNLTLVPQLRVFENIILGQEPRRGIFLGRQEALRRIEELLHQTGLRIDLNERVSNLPLGLQQRVEILKMLYRGASILIFDEPTTVLTPQEVDQLIAYLLTLKKQGKTIIFISHKLREVFALCDRVTVLRRGKKVGTCAIKEATPESLAEMMVGRRVFFELPRGKKPSEEVVFSVEGISTLPEKGKALRGVSFQVHRYEILGIAGVEGNGQTELAEAIVGLRRVRQGKMVLNGEDITHLSVKERIKRGLAHIPEDRHRRGTIFDFTVMENMILGFEDEPPLRRSFLTLHLPTLQEFASSLIQEFEIATPGGDALVRTLSGGNQQKVVLARELSHPVSVLLACQPTRGLDVAATEYLHRKILELKNQGKGIILISADLDEIRVLSDRVLVLYEGRIIGELSPESDEYQFGLLMGGKSFAAS